One Arthrobacter sp. FW306-07-I genomic window carries:
- a CDS encoding ABC transporter substrate-binding protein, whose product MRFKSTTGLAAIVTAAALALTGCGSGSGSGGGGSTNADGKVDGTGKTLNVLVGVLSQYPEQQKQWQSDIAAKFKAETGADVKFETFASANDELTRIQTSVVSGQGPDIYGLGTTFTPTAYATKAFVTLSDDDWKKVGGKDRFNQAALGISGPDKDHLAGIPFVSRPFVMAYNKDLLAAAGIDKPATSWDELAAQAKKMTNGDTYGIATGYKDNYDPWKFIWAMSVQAGNPLVDGNKLRMDDPTVKKAYQTYFGWLTQDKVVDPASVGWSNSNAVAAFASGKAGYLMMTTSSSIPTLDKSAVAGKYEYTLMPTIAPGETQSKSDGDAASILSGDNLVVADYSKQKDLAFAYIKLITSKEEQLNYQKTFGDLPANAEALASLTDPKLKPLADAAAKSKATPFTGAWGDIQLGLLNVTVQSVPDLAAGKVDEAALEQRIKDAQNKGQASLDRASKG is encoded by the coding sequence ATGAGGTTTAAATCGACTACTGGGCTCGCGGCGATTGTCACGGCTGCAGCACTGGCCCTGACCGGTTGCGGATCAGGCTCCGGTTCCGGAGGGGGCGGCTCCACCAACGCCGATGGGAAGGTGGACGGTACGGGCAAGACGCTCAACGTCCTGGTGGGCGTCCTGAGCCAGTACCCCGAGCAGCAGAAGCAGTGGCAGAGCGATATAGCGGCCAAGTTCAAGGCTGAGACCGGCGCGGACGTAAAGTTTGAAACCTTCGCTTCGGCCAACGATGAGCTCACCCGCATCCAGACGTCGGTGGTATCGGGCCAGGGCCCGGATATCTACGGACTTGGCACAACATTCACCCCCACGGCCTACGCCACCAAGGCGTTTGTCACCCTCTCCGATGACGACTGGAAGAAAGTTGGCGGCAAGGATCGCTTCAACCAGGCCGCCCTGGGCATCTCGGGCCCGGACAAGGACCACCTGGCCGGCATCCCGTTCGTCAGCCGGCCCTTCGTCATGGCCTACAACAAGGACCTGCTGGCAGCGGCAGGCATCGACAAGCCCGCCACCAGCTGGGATGAGCTGGCAGCCCAGGCCAAGAAGATGACCAACGGCGACACCTACGGCATCGCCACCGGCTACAAGGACAACTACGATCCCTGGAAGTTCATCTGGGCCATGTCCGTGCAGGCCGGCAACCCGCTGGTGGACGGCAACAAGCTGAGAATGGATGACCCCACGGTCAAGAAGGCCTACCAGACCTACTTCGGCTGGTTGACCCAGGACAAGGTTGTTGACCCCGCGTCCGTGGGCTGGAGCAACAGCAACGCTGTGGCGGCCTTCGCCAGCGGCAAGGCCGGCTACCTGATGATGACCACGTCCAGCTCCATCCCCACCCTCGACAAGTCCGCAGTTGCGGGCAAGTACGAGTACACCCTGATGCCCACCATCGCACCGGGTGAGACCCAGTCCAAGTCCGACGGCGATGCCGCCAGCATCCTGTCCGGCGACAACCTGGTGGTGGCTGACTACTCCAAGCAGAAGGACCTGGCCTTCGCGTACATCAAGCTGATCACGTCCAAGGAAGAGCAGCTGAACTACCAGAAGACCTTCGGTGACCTGCCCGCGAACGCCGAGGCGCTTGCCAGCCTGACGGATCCCAAACTGAAGCCGCTGGCCGATGCCGCTGCCAAATCCAAGGCAACGCCGTTCACCGGTGCCTGGGGCGACATCCAGCTGGGACTGCTCAACGTCACCGTCCAGTCCGTTCCTGACCTGGCCGCCGGCAAGGTGGACGAGGCCGCCCTCGAACAAAGGATCAAGGACGCCCAGAACAAGGGCCAGGCATCCCTGGACCGGGCCTCCAAAGGATAA
- a CDS encoding carbohydrate ABC transporter permease, giving the protein MSTDASHEVRPAADTAAGRAPQNVPDSGQQHGHEGGLRRKGLSERNRPLWMLIPGGTLMIIIIVVPLLLGIYMSVLNLDQYTLRKWISAPIIGVENFVEAITASPLLHAVWLSVSYSLLAMVVTLPLGIAAAVATQNAFKGRAVIRSIFLIPYVLPSFVVATVWRTMLQPGGIVDEALATVGIHVGLWLNGPQTFWTLVLVQIWASWPFIYLLALSGLQSVDHEVHEASALDGALWWNKLRYVIFPYLKGPLSLAFLIGMLHHINNFTLPFVLFGVPAPADVEVLPILTYVTSFQSFRFGLSAAMAFISLVLIAIPLFVYLRAVKLDDAETPGAKK; this is encoded by the coding sequence ATGTCAACCGACGCCTCACATGAAGTCCGGCCCGCGGCAGATACCGCCGCGGGCCGGGCGCCCCAAAACGTCCCCGATTCCGGGCAGCAGCACGGCCACGAGGGCGGACTGCGCCGCAAAGGCCTGAGCGAACGAAACCGCCCCCTCTGGATGCTTATCCCCGGCGGCACCCTGATGATCATCATCATCGTGGTACCGCTCCTGCTGGGCATCTACATGTCGGTCCTCAACCTGGACCAGTACACCCTGCGGAAATGGATCAGCGCGCCGATCATCGGAGTGGAAAACTTCGTTGAAGCGATTACAGCTTCGCCGCTGCTGCACGCCGTCTGGCTCAGTGTCAGCTACTCGCTGCTGGCCATGGTGGTGACGCTGCCGCTGGGCATTGCCGCCGCGGTTGCCACGCAGAACGCGTTCAAGGGCCGGGCAGTGATCCGCTCGATCTTCCTCATCCCGTACGTCCTCCCATCCTTCGTGGTGGCCACCGTCTGGCGGACCATGCTCCAGCCCGGCGGAATCGTGGACGAGGCCCTGGCCACCGTGGGCATTCACGTCGGGCTGTGGCTCAACGGGCCGCAGACCTTTTGGACACTGGTCCTGGTCCAGATTTGGGCCTCCTGGCCGTTCATCTACCTGTTGGCGCTGTCCGGCCTCCAGTCCGTGGACCACGAAGTACATGAAGCTTCGGCCCTGGACGGGGCACTGTGGTGGAACAAGCTGCGGTACGTGATCTTCCCCTACCTGAAAGGCCCGCTGTCGCTGGCCTTCCTGATCGGGATGCTGCACCACATCAACAACTTCACCCTTCCGTTCGTGCTGTTCGGCGTTCCGGCCCCGGCCGACGTCGAAGTCCTGCCCATCCTGACCTACGTCACCAGCTTCCAGAGCTTCCGCTTTGGCCTGAGCGCCGCCATGGCCTTCATCTCCCTGGTGCTCATCGCCATTCCGCTGTTCGTCTACCTCCGTGCCGTCAAGCTTGACGACGCCGAAACACCTGGAGCAAAGAAATGA
- a CDS encoding carbohydrate ABC transporter permease, protein MSTTTATRRSAPASDIDRPGSHRQHEVLRLLPTPLLIFVLVFLGALVLIPVLYIFLASVNSDIGVANGEFWPSTVTFENYSKIWTSVGLATGLTNSVLVAGATAVVSAAMSISTAFVLVRYTFRGRLTILRGLLALQSVPGTLMVLPVFVLFSSAATYLGIQVIGTQWGLFVTYLTFAMPFSTWVMVTYLRGLPKELEEAARIDGASNVGVLFRIILPLSWPGIVVSGIFAFLLGWNDVLFASVMTRPESQTAAVALQIFGASQEGGAIPFYGQMMAAALVCAAPVVILYLIFQRYLVGGLTAGGVK, encoded by the coding sequence ATGAGCACCACGACAGCCACCCGGCGGAGTGCCCCAGCCTCTGACATCGACCGTCCGGGCTCGCACCGGCAGCACGAGGTGCTGCGGCTGCTCCCGACCCCGCTGCTGATTTTCGTCCTGGTGTTCCTGGGCGCCCTGGTCCTGATCCCGGTGCTGTACATCTTCCTGGCCTCGGTGAACTCGGACATCGGCGTGGCCAACGGCGAGTTCTGGCCATCGACAGTCACATTCGAGAACTACTCAAAGATCTGGACCAGCGTGGGCCTGGCCACCGGCCTTACCAACAGTGTGTTGGTGGCGGGCGCAACCGCTGTGGTTTCCGCCGCGATGTCCATCTCCACCGCTTTCGTACTGGTCCGCTACACCTTCCGCGGTCGGCTGACCATCCTCCGTGGCCTGCTGGCCCTGCAGTCCGTGCCCGGCACCCTGATGGTGCTGCCGGTCTTCGTCCTGTTTTCCTCGGCCGCCACCTATCTGGGGATCCAGGTCATCGGAACCCAGTGGGGCCTCTTCGTCACCTACCTGACGTTCGCCATGCCGTTCTCCACCTGGGTGATGGTCACCTATCTCCGCGGGCTCCCCAAGGAACTCGAAGAAGCAGCAAGGATCGACGGCGCGTCCAACGTCGGAGTCCTTTTCCGCATCATCCTGCCGCTCAGCTGGCCCGGCATCGTTGTCTCCGGCATCTTCGCGTTCCTGCTCGGCTGGAACGACGTGCTGTTCGCCTCGGTGATGACGCGCCCCGAAAGCCAGACGGCCGCCGTCGCACTTCAAATCTTTGGTGCTTCCCAGGAAGGCGGCGCCATTCCCTTCTACGGCCAGATGATGGCGGCAGCCCTGGTGTGCGCCGCACCGGTGGTCATTCTCTACCTGATTTTCCAGCGTTACCTAGTAGGCGGGCTGACCGCCGGAGGAGTTAAATAA
- a CDS encoding sugar phosphate isomerase/epimerase family protein — protein MVSTTQVTWQLSGFGDEIDDDPAVQIAVLQALGANHIEVRSAWGTNIVDLSDDQLQALASLLSEKGMKVSAIASPIGKVDVSLPVEHEVERLRRAVNAAKVLDARYIRIFSFYYGESVQVESIRDAVMERMRALADVAEEAGVILLHENEKDIFGDVPDRVLDIIETVNSPALKVAWDAANFVQVGVKPFDEAYTKLRPYLEYLQVKDALFENGHVTPAGEGDGDLLRTVEALKADGYQGFASLEPHLAGAHGLGGFSGPTAFGIAARAFAKVTADAGVQTA, from the coding sequence ATGGTTTCGACCACCCAGGTCACCTGGCAGCTGTCAGGCTTCGGCGACGAGATCGACGACGACCCCGCAGTCCAGATCGCAGTGCTGCAGGCCCTCGGCGCCAACCACATCGAGGTCCGCAGCGCGTGGGGCACCAACATCGTGGACCTCAGCGACGATCAGCTCCAGGCCCTCGCGTCCCTGCTGTCGGAGAAGGGCATGAAGGTTTCGGCCATCGCTTCCCCGATTGGCAAGGTGGACGTCAGCCTCCCGGTGGAGCACGAAGTGGAGCGGCTGCGCCGTGCCGTGAATGCGGCCAAGGTCCTGGACGCCAGGTACATCCGCATCTTCTCCTTCTACTACGGCGAGTCCGTGCAGGTGGAAAGCATCCGCGACGCTGTCATGGAGCGCATGCGGGCCCTCGCCGATGTGGCGGAGGAAGCGGGTGTGATCCTCCTGCACGAGAACGAGAAGGACATCTTCGGGGATGTTCCGGACCGGGTCCTGGACATCATCGAGACCGTCAACTCGCCCGCCCTGAAGGTTGCCTGGGACGCGGCAAACTTCGTCCAGGTGGGGGTCAAGCCCTTCGACGAGGCATACACGAAACTGCGCCCGTACCTGGAATACCTGCAGGTCAAGGATGCACTGTTCGAGAACGGCCACGTCACGCCGGCCGGCGAGGGAGACGGTGACCTGCTCAGGACCGTGGAAGCACTCAAAGCCGACGGGTACCAGGGCTTCGCCTCCCTTGAACCGCACCTTGCGGGCGCCCATGGGCTGGGCGGGTTCTCCGGCCCCACCGCCTTCGGCATCGCAGCCCGAGCCTTCGCAAAAGTCACCGCAGACGCAGGAGTCCAGACCGCATGA
- a CDS encoding Gfo/Idh/MocA family protein — MSTLNVAITGCGVIGRTHAVALQSFPEARIVALVDAIPAAAEALADFIEKQGGERPALYTSQAEAFAAQDIDLVALATPSGLHIQQGLEVLAAGKHVVIEKPLDVDLTRAQEIEAAAKEAAEKGVVASVISQHRFDQSSVAVADAIAKGRFGRLTSAIASVAWWRSQGYYDSGDWRGTWAMDGGGALMNQGVHTVDLLLWFMGRPVEIHAHTALLAHERIEVEDTAVATVTFENGGLAVLHATTAAYPGLTVRVQLMGSEGSAVVDNDRLQYFHSKDAGGESADMGLQGGGNQAEQELAKYPVEDYKAADPTTYPAGHVRQYRDILAAIAGGRQPGVTVSDAVNALAAVRSVYVSATLGQPVLFDDVLAGKYNDLEVRTGSAAESA; from the coding sequence ATGAGCACCTTGAACGTAGCCATTACTGGATGCGGCGTCATCGGCCGCACCCACGCCGTAGCCCTCCAGTCCTTCCCGGAGGCCCGGATCGTCGCCCTCGTCGACGCCATTCCGGCGGCAGCCGAAGCGCTTGCCGATTTCATCGAGAAGCAGGGCGGGGAACGGCCCGCGCTGTACACCTCGCAGGCGGAGGCCTTTGCTGCGCAGGACATTGACCTTGTCGCATTGGCAACGCCCAGCGGCCTTCACATCCAGCAGGGACTGGAGGTCCTGGCCGCCGGCAAGCACGTGGTGATCGAAAAGCCCCTCGACGTGGACCTCACCCGGGCCCAGGAAATCGAGGCCGCCGCAAAGGAAGCCGCGGAAAAGGGAGTCGTTGCCTCGGTCATCAGCCAGCACCGGTTCGACCAGTCAAGCGTGGCTGTGGCGGACGCTATCGCCAAGGGACGTTTCGGCCGGCTCACCTCAGCCATCGCATCGGTGGCATGGTGGCGCAGCCAGGGCTACTACGACTCCGGCGACTGGCGCGGCACGTGGGCCATGGACGGCGGCGGTGCGTTGATGAACCAGGGCGTGCACACCGTTGACCTGCTCCTCTGGTTCATGGGGCGCCCCGTGGAGATCCACGCGCACACCGCCCTGCTGGCCCATGAACGGATCGAAGTGGAGGACACCGCCGTAGCCACCGTCACCTTCGAAAACGGCGGACTGGCAGTCCTGCACGCCACCACGGCCGCCTACCCCGGGCTGACTGTCCGCGTCCAGCTCATGGGATCCGAAGGATCCGCCGTGGTGGACAACGACCGGCTGCAGTACTTCCACAGCAAGGACGCCGGCGGCGAGTCCGCGGACATGGGCCTCCAGGGCGGCGGCAACCAGGCCGAACAGGAACTGGCCAAGTACCCGGTGGAGGACTACAAAGCCGCGGACCCCACCACGTACCCCGCCGGGCACGTCCGCCAGTACCGGGACATTCTTGCCGCCATCGCCGGCGGCCGGCAGCCGGGCGTCACCGTCAGTGACGCGGTCAACGCGCTCGCGGCCGTGCGCTCCGTCTACGTTTCGGCCACCCTCGGCCAGCCCGTCCTCTTCGACGACGTCCTTGCAGGCAAGTACAACGACCTTGAAGTCCGCACCGGCAGTGCGGCAGAAAGCGCCTGA
- a CDS encoding sugar phosphate isomerase/epimerase family protein, giving the protein MKFSVFTASTPEWAPEEAVKHLADQGWDGVEWRITDQAEADAPGFWAGNRATIPLTGMEDHLDRLATLTSGAGLEFSGIGGYARCDNHADVDRMLAATAKLGAEKVRVTTLPLGTAAWGNEPASGTPYPELFAAARRDFEWIAERAAHHGVKALVELHHRTITASASSALRLLDGLDPQHVGVIHDLGNLLIEGQEDYLPAFELLGDYLAHVHVKNALWVNSGEIDESGAAVYRNEWAPLRSGQGSVLQYFKALAAFGYDGWVTVEDFSTELPLAERTADNLDYLRSTAALAGLSVAAGRR; this is encoded by the coding sequence ATGAAGTTTTCAGTATTTACGGCATCAACCCCCGAATGGGCTCCCGAAGAGGCAGTGAAGCACCTCGCCGACCAGGGCTGGGACGGCGTCGAATGGCGCATCACCGACCAGGCAGAAGCAGATGCGCCAGGCTTCTGGGCCGGCAACAGGGCCACCATCCCGCTCACCGGCATGGAGGACCACCTGGACCGGCTCGCCACCCTCACCAGCGGGGCCGGCCTGGAGTTCTCCGGCATCGGAGGGTACGCCCGGTGTGACAACCACGCTGACGTGGACCGGATGCTGGCAGCCACGGCCAAGCTGGGCGCGGAAAAGGTTCGTGTCACCACGCTTCCGCTCGGGACGGCAGCCTGGGGCAACGAACCGGCCAGCGGCACGCCCTACCCGGAGCTCTTCGCGGCAGCCCGGCGTGACTTTGAATGGATCGCCGAGCGGGCAGCACACCATGGAGTGAAGGCGCTGGTGGAACTCCACCACCGGACCATCACCGCTTCGGCATCCTCCGCCCTGCGGCTGCTGGACGGACTGGATCCGCAGCACGTGGGCGTCATCCATGACCTGGGCAACCTGCTTATCGAAGGCCAGGAGGACTACCTCCCCGCCTTCGAACTCCTGGGCGACTACCTGGCGCACGTCCACGTCAAGAACGCGCTGTGGGTCAACAGCGGAGAAATCGACGAGTCCGGCGCGGCTGTCTACCGCAACGAGTGGGCTCCGCTCCGGTCAGGGCAGGGCAGTGTCCTCCAGTACTTCAAGGCGCTCGCGGCCTTTGGCTATGACGGGTGGGTGACTGTGGAGGACTTCTCCACCGAACTCCCGCTGGCCGAACGGACCGCGGACAACCTCGATTACCTGCGTTCCACGGCGGCCCTGGCAGGGCTCTCCGTCGCGGCAGGAAGGCGTTGA
- the uxaC gene encoding glucuronate isomerase has product MAQPIADHPDRLLPADPGVRDIARSLFKKVEGLPIISPHGHVDAAVIEQNTPFPDPAALLVTPDHYVTRLIHAGGVPMDQLGLGNQPADSREVWRHFCEAWPNFEGTASGYWIRQEFAHVFGLAEEPSKDNADRLYDALQAKLSEPGFRPRELFKEFNIEVLATTDDPLDSLDSHAALQADPSFAARVLPTFRPDQYLNMAHPAWQDNVERLIGAAGDGASGYAGYIKALEARRRHFVERGAVSADHGVFTPTTLKLDDGEAERLFECGRTGQASAADRDAFEAHMIYQMARMSVEDGLVMTIHPGSFRNHHTPTFEAFGADTGHDIPVAVNYTEAVRPLLQDFGTAKDFHLVLFTLDETVFSRELAPLAGFYPSVYLGAPWWFLDAPDAMLRFRSAVTETAGFSRSSGFIDDTRAFCSIPARHDTARRIEASFLARLVAEHRITEERAHELIVDIIDASPRRVFKL; this is encoded by the coding sequence ATGGCACAGCCAATAGCGGACCACCCGGACCGGCTGCTGCCGGCCGATCCCGGGGTCCGGGACATCGCGCGGTCGCTCTTCAAGAAAGTGGAAGGGCTGCCCATCATCTCCCCGCATGGGCATGTGGATGCGGCAGTCATCGAGCAGAACACGCCCTTTCCCGATCCCGCCGCGCTCCTGGTCACCCCGGACCATTACGTCACCAGGCTGATCCACGCCGGCGGGGTGCCCATGGACCAGTTGGGGCTCGGCAATCAGCCTGCTGATTCACGGGAGGTCTGGCGCCACTTCTGCGAGGCGTGGCCCAACTTTGAAGGAACGGCGTCCGGCTACTGGATCCGGCAGGAGTTTGCCCACGTCTTTGGCCTGGCGGAGGAGCCGTCCAAGGACAACGCCGACCGGCTTTACGATGCACTCCAGGCCAAACTCTCCGAGCCGGGTTTCCGGCCGCGGGAGCTGTTCAAGGAATTCAACATCGAGGTGCTCGCCACCACCGATGACCCCCTTGACTCGCTTGACAGCCATGCCGCGCTGCAGGCGGACCCTTCGTTCGCCGCCCGCGTGCTGCCCACGTTCCGGCCGGACCAGTACCTGAACATGGCGCACCCGGCCTGGCAGGACAACGTGGAGCGCCTCATCGGAGCTGCCGGGGACGGCGCCTCGGGCTACGCCGGCTACATCAAGGCCCTCGAGGCTCGCCGGCGCCACTTCGTGGAGCGCGGCGCGGTGTCCGCGGACCACGGCGTCTTCACGCCCACCACGCTGAAACTGGACGACGGCGAAGCGGAGCGGCTTTTCGAGTGCGGCCGGACGGGCCAGGCGAGTGCTGCGGACCGGGACGCCTTCGAGGCGCACATGATCTACCAGATGGCGCGGATGTCGGTGGAGGACGGTCTGGTCATGACCATCCACCCGGGTTCGTTCCGCAACCACCACACGCCCACGTTCGAGGCCTTCGGCGCGGACACCGGCCACGACATACCGGTTGCCGTGAACTACACCGAGGCCGTGCGCCCGCTGCTGCAGGATTTCGGGACGGCGAAGGACTTCCACTTGGTCCTGTTCACCCTCGATGAGACGGTTTTTTCACGCGAACTGGCTCCGTTGGCCGGGTTCTACCCTTCGGTTTACCTTGGCGCTCCGTGGTGGTTCCTGGACGCGCCGGACGCCATGCTCCGCTTCCGTTCGGCGGTCACGGAGACGGCAGGGTTCTCCCGGTCCTCGGGCTTCATCGACGACACCAGGGCGTTCTGCTCCATCCCCGCCCGCCATGACACGGCCCGGCGGATCGAGGCATCCTTCCTGGCCCGGCTGGTGGCAGAACATCGAATCACCGAGGAACGGGCACACGAACTCATCGTGGACATCATCGACGCATCACCACGGCGGGTGTTCAAGCTGTGA
- a CDS encoding mannitol dehydrogenase family protein — MPQPPVRIVHLGLGAFHRSHQAWYTQHAPDAAEWGIAAFTGRRPAAAEALSAQDCLYTLVERSADGDSFEVIGSIVEAVDGANIARLCELVAAEETAVVTLTITEAAYGLAADGTFDGDAPGVADDLRALSAAASGEAGVPGTPLGRLVLALARRRDSGAGPIAVVSCDNLSANGEVARRAVLGLASGWGSGLAEWVGANVSFVSTSVDRITPRTTEADIAEVAEQCGYTDSSPVVAEPFRNWVLSGDFPAGRPRWEDAGAVVVADIEPYENRKLWLLNGSHSILAYAGQLRGHATVADALADPACRKAVEDFWDEAAHHLQAAGLDIPAYRKALLERFGNARIAHRLAQIAADATTKLRMRAVPVLTAERASGRTGSGAALMLAAWIDYVAATQDFQDPLAEDIHAANALEGNGRVQALLRLVSAEIADDSDIVSLVHGLCGSIAAKTATPSPL; from the coding sequence ATGCCCCAACCTCCGGTGCGCATCGTGCACCTCGGCCTGGGGGCATTCCACCGCTCCCACCAGGCCTGGTACACACAGCACGCCCCTGACGCCGCGGAGTGGGGGATCGCGGCGTTTACCGGCCGGCGCCCGGCCGCCGCAGAAGCGCTGTCGGCCCAGGACTGCCTTTACACGCTGGTGGAACGTTCGGCAGACGGGGACAGTTTCGAAGTGATCGGCAGCATCGTGGAAGCGGTGGACGGAGCCAACATCGCCCGGCTTTGTGAGCTTGTCGCGGCGGAGGAGACGGCGGTGGTCACGCTGACCATCACCGAGGCCGCGTACGGGCTTGCGGCAGATGGAACGTTCGACGGCGACGCTCCCGGTGTGGCGGATGACCTCCGCGCGCTGTCGGCGGCGGCGTCCGGGGAAGCGGGAGTGCCCGGCACACCCTTGGGACGCCTGGTGCTGGCCCTCGCCAGGCGCCGGGACAGCGGGGCGGGACCGATCGCCGTCGTCAGCTGTGACAACCTGTCCGCCAACGGGGAGGTTGCCCGCCGCGCCGTCCTGGGACTGGCATCCGGATGGGGTTCCGGGCTGGCCGAATGGGTCGGGGCGAATGTCAGTTTCGTCAGCACCTCGGTGGACCGGATCACCCCGCGGACCACCGAGGCGGACATCGCTGAAGTCGCCGAACAGTGCGGCTACACGGACAGCTCGCCCGTGGTGGCCGAACCTTTCCGGAACTGGGTGCTCAGCGGGGATTTCCCGGCTGGACGTCCGCGCTGGGAGGACGCCGGCGCCGTCGTTGTTGCCGACATTGAGCCCTATGAGAACCGCAAGCTGTGGCTCCTCAACGGTTCGCACTCCATCCTGGCGTACGCCGGGCAGCTGCGCGGGCACGCCACCGTGGCCGACGCCCTGGCCGATCCCGCCTGCCGGAAGGCCGTGGAGGACTTCTGGGACGAGGCCGCACACCACCTGCAGGCGGCCGGGCTGGACATCCCTGCGTACCGGAAGGCGCTGCTGGAGCGGTTTGGAAATGCCCGGATCGCCCACCGGCTTGCCCAGATCGCGGCCGACGCCACCACCAAGCTGCGGATGCGCGCCGTGCCCGTCCTCACGGCGGAGCGGGCCAGCGGCCGAACCGGCAGCGGGGCTGCCCTGATGCTTGCCGCATGGATTGACTACGTGGCCGCCACCCAGGACTTCCAGGACCCGCTGGCCGAGGACATCCACGCGGCCAACGCCCTTGAGGGCAACGGGAGGGTCCAGGCCCTTCTCCGCCTGGTGAGTGCCGAGATCGCGGATGATTCCGACATTGTTTCCCTGGTGCACGGGCTGTGCGGATCCATCGCAGCCAAGACAGCCACCCCGTCACCTCTTTAG
- the manD gene encoding D-mannonate dehydratase ManD — protein MKIIAADVFVTSPSRNFVTLRITTEDGVTGIGDATLNGRELAVAAYLREHVAQLLIGKDPHRIEDTWQFLYRSAYWRRGPVTMAAIAAVDMALWDIKGKLAGMPVYQLLGGASRSGLRAYGHASGADIESLFDSVREHLELGYKSIRIQTAVPGIKAVYGVAAQAQASGERYDYEPAGRGAFPVEEDWDTRAYLRHLPSVFEAVRNEFGPEIPLLHDGHHRMTPIQAAKLGKALEPYDLFWLEDCTPAENQEGLRLVRQHTTTPLAIGEIFNTVWDYQTLIKEQLIDYVRAASTHFGGISPLKKVMDFAAQYQIKSGFHGPTDISPVGFAAQLHVGLAIHNYGIQEYMQHSVKTNEVFEQSMTFVDGYLHPGDKPGIGVEFNEEAAAAYPYQQAYLPYNRLVDGTVHDW, from the coding sequence ATGAAAATCATTGCCGCTGATGTGTTTGTGACCAGTCCGTCCCGGAACTTCGTCACCCTCCGGATCACCACCGAGGATGGTGTGACCGGTATTGGGGACGCCACGCTGAACGGTCGCGAGCTGGCGGTTGCCGCGTATCTGCGGGAGCATGTGGCGCAGTTGTTGATCGGGAAGGATCCGCACCGGATTGAGGATACGTGGCAGTTCCTGTACCGGAGTGCGTATTGGCGGCGGGGTCCGGTGACGATGGCGGCGATCGCTGCGGTGGATATGGCGTTGTGGGATATCAAGGGCAAGCTGGCAGGGATGCCGGTGTACCAGTTGCTCGGTGGTGCTTCCCGGAGCGGGTTGCGGGCGTACGGGCATGCCTCGGGGGCCGATATTGAGTCGTTGTTTGATTCGGTGCGCGAGCATTTGGAGTTGGGGTATAAGTCGATCCGGATCCAAACCGCAGTTCCAGGCATCAAGGCTGTGTATGGGGTCGCGGCGCAGGCCCAGGCGTCGGGGGAGCGGTATGACTATGAGCCGGCGGGCCGGGGTGCGTTCCCGGTGGAGGAGGACTGGGACACCAGGGCGTACCTGCGGCATTTGCCTTCGGTGTTTGAGGCGGTGCGGAATGAGTTCGGTCCGGAGATCCCGTTGTTGCATGATGGGCATCACCGGATGACGCCGATCCAGGCGGCGAAGCTGGGCAAGGCCCTGGAGCCCTATGATCTGTTCTGGTTGGAGGACTGCACGCCGGCGGAGAACCAGGAGGGGCTGCGCCTGGTGCGCCAGCACACCACGACGCCGCTGGCGATCGGGGAGATCTTTAATACGGTGTGGGATTACCAGACGCTGATCAAGGAGCAGCTGATTGATTACGTCCGGGCGGCGTCCACGCACTTTGGCGGGATCTCCCCGTTGAAGAAGGTGATGGATTTCGCCGCGCAGTACCAGATCAAGTCCGGGTTCCATGGGCCGACGGATATTTCCCCGGTGGGGTTCGCGGCGCAGCTGCACGTGGGGTTGGCGATCCACAACTACGGGATCCAGGAGTACATGCAGCATTCGGTGAAGACCAACGAGGTGTTCGAGCAGTCCATGACGTTCGTGGACGGGTACCTGCACCCGGGCGACAAGCCCGGCATCGGCGTGGAATTCAACGAAGAAGCCGCCGCAGCTTACCCGTACCAGCAGGCCTACCTGCCCTACAACCGCCTCGTCGACGGC